The stretch of DNA agccactacagagaataatatgcaggttccttaaaaaactagaaacagagttaccatatgatcctgcagtcccactcctaggcatgtatCCAGGGAAAATCataatttggaaagatacatgggcaccaatgttcactgcagcactatctccaatagccaagacaaggaagcaatgtaaatgtccactgacaaatgaataaagaagatgtagtacatgcataaaatggaatattactcagccataaaaagaacaaaataatgccatttgcagcaatatggatggacctagagattatcatactaagtgacgtAAACCAGATAAAGAGagacaaatattgtattatatcacttatatgtgtagtcttatatcacttatatgtgtagtcttaaaaacaatacaaatgaacttatttagaaaacagaaatagactcataggaaacaaatttatggttaaaagggaaaagtgggggggagggaaaaaggaattttggattagcagatacatactactacatataaaatagataatcaataaggacctactgtacagagcagagaactatagtcaatattttgtaataacctatacaggaaaggaatctgaaaaagattatatacataggcttcctaggtggtgcttggagaaggcaatggcaacccactccagtactcttgtctggaaaatcccatggatggaggagcctggtaggctgcagtacatggggtcgcgaagagtcggacacaactgagcgacttcattttcactttcatgcattgaagaaggaaatggcaacccactccagtgttcttgcctggagaattccaaggatggaggagcctggtgggctgccgtctatggggtcgcacacagttggacacgactgaagtgacttagcagcagcaggtggtgctagtaataaaaagaacccacctgccaatgcaggagacgtaagagatgcaggttagatccctgggtcaggaagatcccctggaggagggtatggcaagccactccagtattcttgcctggacaggggagcctggagggttacataGAGTCCAGAGGggccatagagtcgcaaagagttggacataatgaagtgacctagcatgcatgcatgcacatatatatgtaactgagtcACCTTGCTGTACAATTGAAACTATTAATAACAGTGTAAGTCAAATATgtgtcaattaaaaattaattatagtaAGTCTCCTACACaggaaccttcaagttgtgaactttcaaagatgtgaggaTGTGTTTGCACGTCTGATCTCGTAAGTCACTTCACATGTCTGGTGTATATTGCCATgtgtgtgcatcctctacaagtggttgtgctTCTGTGTACTGTATTGTATAAGCACAGTAGTGTAGTCTCTTTATTTCAAGCTAGATCTGCAAGAGGACAACTGCACtgaactccttgctgtgcaaCATGAAGAATTTACTAATGAAGATCTGGAgttggaggcccagagaaagcACCAAGAGAGACAAGCAGAAGtaactgaagaactgaagagctccATGATGCAGGAAATAGTAAAGGGGTTTTCCCTGAGAGGCCCTGTTAAGTTTTTGAGGCACCGGACCTGAATGCAGAAGAGGTCACAAAGTCTGCAGCAGCCattcagaatgcaatccagtgcCGCCAGGTCATTAtggtgaggaaaaaaaagagctacTACTCAGACACCACTAGACTGTGTTTTCAAGAGGAGAGAtggaattgaatccagcaaggaaccagaacctgtggcATCAATGTCAGGCATGAGGGACATTGCAGcgtgccctccatctcctattgctgatgatccttcagctctgccGTCGCCCacttctctctcctccagcctGTGACGCCTCTTGCccgttcacttgatgccagcccctgtatgtcAGCTGTTGGGCCATACGACTGTACTTTTCAAGTGCTTTCTCACTGTACTAATTGTACTTTTTCTTACTGTACTGtaagatgaaaaatgttttatattttatgtattatttgtgtgaaaagtattataaacctattaaagtatagtactatatagccaaatgggttagttgggtacctaggctaactgtGCTGGACTTggaacaaactggacttacaaATGCACTCTTGGAACAGAGTTGTATGTAtgcaggggacttactgtaactaattctaaaaaaaaagacttaaagagAACATTTACTTTTAACACATAGCTCTGATGTACCAAACCATTACCTCAAACAGCTCAATATTTTCAACAGTTATCTCCCCAAAGCCCTCCTAGTGTTCTAAGAATCACCTCTCAAATAAAGAGACAAAGAGGTCTCCTGTCTTGAGTgtgtaatttttataaattgcATCAGACCCACAGTGAGTGTCTTTCTGGGAGTTTCACCCACATGAAAAAGAAGTTCTGAGATAAAACTGTCGCAGGAGGTCAGGGGAAGTGGGGAGTTGTGGGGTCGCAGACCTGACCCGCAAGCTGCTCTCAGTCAAAGCCAGGGGGTGCGAGGCCCGGGGGGCCCGCCGCCGGTCCGGTCCTATCTCCGCGGCAGAGGCCTCAGGTGCAGCTCGCGTTCCAGCTGCTCGGcggtcaggcttccctggatgGCCTCGCAGCCCGGGTTGAACACGGAGTAAGCGCTTTTCTCCCCCTGCGTCTTCTCCTCGGGGCCTCGCGTCCCCGCATACATCCAGTAAAACAGGGACAGGACGAAATAGGCCAGGCCAAATTCCAGTTCCACGaacagccccagcaggaccaacCAGAGGAGCACCTTCAGCAAGGTGACGCCGGTCCGGAGGGACCGGTCCTGGGGGGCCaggggcggcggcggccgggctTCAGCTGGACCCCGTGGTGGCTGTGACTCGCGGCCCCCAGGCCCAGCTGCTCCCTAGGACACACGAACAAAccagagaaagaatgaagggcaGTGGGGCCGGGAGGACCAAAACCCATCTGCAGAGGCGGCTGTCCTTGCGTGGGGAGGCTTCCCCTCACTGGTGTCTGTTTTCTAAGACAACTATCTCCAAAGAGCTCTCATGCATCCTGTTCTGAATCAAAACCGATCAGTGAGATGTGACTTGCTGAAAACCTTACAGTGTTCAGGTGGATTCCCGTCTGAGGCAGACATTTCACCAGATTAGTCTGCTGCTAACAGGAGCTAATGCAGCTCCTCCAGGAACTCCCTGTAATTGATCAGGCGGCAGTCGGGCACACGCTTCCCACACAGAATCAATGTATGTCTGTTGATTTGATTAGACgagctaaaattttgttgagtggCATGATTCTAAAATGAGGACTAttctacacattaaaaaaaaatcatagttatAGCCACAACCTTTCCATCCCCTGTGACCACACTACAGGGCCCCAGGGTCTCCTAACTGGACTCTCCTCCTTCTAACCCGTCTCTCCCCACACCACCCCATGTACAGCTGCTAAATAAATCTGCCACAACACCCGTCAACCTCCTGCTCACAAACCTGTGACACGTTTTTACTGCCTACGAGTTAAATTTTAAACTCCTTGCGCTGGAATCCAAGGCCTTGCACTCACTCAAAAGACAGAAGTGCCGGAACACAGACCCCTGTGCTGGGTGTAATGGGAGACAGAGGTATTGAAGGAGCTTTCGGGAGCTTGCTCTCCAGTCCagtattttctaaacttttttggGTATGACccacaataaaaaatacattttgtactgcaaacccctcccccccccaaaaatatatatggtgtatacatatgtgtgtgtgtatcaggaaAAAAGTCTTCACATATCAACACTTTGATTACATATGAAGCTttgattttctattctattttttaaactacatttaGTTAATTTAGGATaagacctttaaaatttttttcactacCCACTTATGAGTCATGATTTGCAGTTTGTAAAATAATGTTGTAAAAAGTTTCCTGAACAACATGATCCGCAATCTATTGCTCTAGAAATGAATCCTCTGGTCTTACAACCCAAAGACATTGCCCATCTGTGGCCGGGAATATTCCTCTCCATTCCTCAGGAACTTGCTCTCTCCAGGCAAGCACGGCTGGTGAACTATGTATACCCTGACCTCTGGGGCCATCAAGCAGGGTGCCCCTCTGCTTCCCAGAGCTCTAATTGGTTCTCTTTCTCACTGAGTATCAAACTATTTGTCATTCAAGTGTCTCTCTTTTCATATAGATCACATGTGTCCCTAGATTGTTGCATGAGGTCACCATACTGTTGCTGATTATCTTTTGGTGTCTCCAGAGCCAAACAGCACTGCACACATAAGTTCTCTGCACAGAGCAGACTTAGTTCATTTATTCAGTTATATCCCTTATTCTTCACACGGCAATTTAAAAGGAACCAAAACTGTTATCTGATCTCCAAAAAATATATAGgtcatctgtgatttttttttttcttagcatcaaccctgggtcatgaagatcccctggagaagaaagtgccaacccactccggtattcttgcctggaaaatcccatggacagaggtgtctggtgggctacagtccgtagggttgcaaagagtcagacaggactgaagtgacttagtacgcatTGCAATTATTAACTTTCCAATTAGATTGGAAAGGTTTTTGACATATAATCAGCtacactccccaccccctccacatacatttattaaataaataaatgtccctTTCAGATTCAACCAGTGTGCACAATAGGGAAATCACTGATGGTCTTAGCAGGGAACAAATACAATCCGATTAATATTTAAGACTACTCTGGATGCCAGGCAGACAATGGGctgcaagagaagaaaaaggaaattgttAATAGCTCATGCAGGAGGCCTAATAAGAGAGAACCAGGCAGAGATGAGGCTGGTGACAAGGAGATCAGAGAGAAATGATGGACTGATGGATATAGAACATATCTTGAATGTGCACCACTTGAAATTCACAGtaaactgaatttattttattattaaaggaaCATTAATAAGAATAATGCTATGGCCACCATTTACTGAGTGCTGTCAAGATGCCTGATCTCCTGTAACCCAGCAGACAGGCCTTATTAGTCCCAATTTACTAATAATAATAGTAAGGAGACATTGAGGTGTAAGAAACTcccctaaagtcacacagctggtgacgGGCAGAGATGAGGTTGGTCCAGGATCCTAGGATGATCTCCCTTCAAAGCCCATTTTACTTAACCAGGGGCCTTCATGAGGAATGCTAAGGGGAAGGGTTAGAGAGCTAGAAGGAGATGAGGTAGGGGTAGGGGTGTTAAACTGGCAAAGGGAACAAAggagagggaggctccagagaTGCCTCCCACCAGTGCACCTCCTACTGTAAAAGCTGTGTGTGAAAGTGTTTGTCAGTATGGGGCAGTTTAGGGAAGGGACTTCCATTCCCAGTATACCAAAGTGCTTCCCACCTCAGAGCCTTTGCACTTGTGGTTTCCTCTGAGAGAAAAGCCCTTTCCCCTCACACCACCTGGCTGGTTCCCTCTTCTACAAACCCCAGCAAAAATGTCACTACGTGGGCCCTTATCCTTGtcccaggtttctcaagagtGGCTCCTTCTTAAGAAAAATGGTGAGGTCACTTCCTCTATGaggtcctccctgtccatccaatTTAATGTGACACTCTACATCCCTCACCCCCGATTCACTATCACAGCACGCTGGGTTTTCCTCCCTTTTGTAGCATTCATCATTCTGTTCTTTCAACTCATAAGCAAGTTCTGTGAGAGCAGGGCCTTGTCTTTATTGCACAGTCTCCTGGGACTCAGGACAGTAGATGGGACATAGTGGGCACGTGACTGAGTGAACAAACGCTGGTGGGGAAAAGGGAGAACTTAAGAGACGACTCCTGGATCTGAAGGGGGTGATGCAAAGCCTGTGCCTGGCTAGGTCATGCCAAAGAAAGAGGGCATTTGAACAGTAAGCCAACCTGAGCCAAGGTCTGGAAGGGAGGACTTGCAGGATAAGTGTGATCAATAGACCCTGGGGCTAGATGGTGCACTGGGGGGCTGGGAAGGGAGATGGAGGTGGGGTAGGGGTTTGgcaggattaaaaaataaaagttacaggCATTTTTGTCCCACTGTGGTAGAAGCTTGCTgtagaaagaaatatttcatttgggGGAAATGCTTTTCCCCAAGCTAAATTCGAgagtgagaggaggaggaggtggacgcCTCTGTATCAATGG from Muntiacus reevesi chromosome 20, mMunRee1.1, whole genome shotgun sequence encodes:
- the SAYSD1 gene encoding SAYSvFN domain-containing protein 1, whose protein sequence is MEQRLAEFRAARKRAGLVAEPSTSSQRTQTSGEKAEAATTPKAPSGWLKWFLLWKPRPPSAQAQPSLAQGAAGPGGRESQPPRGPAEARPPPPLAPQDRSLRTGVTLLKVLLWLVLLGLFVELEFGLAYFVLSLFYWMYAGTRGPEEKTQGEKSAYSVFNPGCEAIQGSLTAEQLERELHLRPLPRR